A stretch of Vigna angularis cultivar LongXiaoDou No.4 chromosome 4, ASM1680809v1, whole genome shotgun sequence DNA encodes these proteins:
- the LOC108330924 gene encoding auxin transporter-like protein 5, which yields MEKEAETVIVGNYEEMESEGKPRDVKSKLLSFLWHGGSVYDAWFSCASNQVAQVLLTLPYSFSQLGMLSGTLFQLFYGLLGCWTAYLISALYVEYRTRKEREKFNFRNHVIQWFEVLDGLLGKHWRNVGLAFNCTFLLFGSVIQLIACASNIYYINDNLDKRSWTYIFGACCATTVFIPSFHNYRIWSFLGLLMTTYTAWYLTVASLLHGQVEGVRHSGPTKLVLYFTGATNILYTFGGHAVTVEIMHAMWKPQKFKSIYLLASVYVLTLTLPSAAAVYWAFGDMLLDHSNAFSLLPRSPFRDMAVILMLIHQFITFGFACTPLYLVWEKAIGIHECRSLCKRALARLPVVIPIWFLAIVFPFFGPINSTVGSLLVSFTVYIIPALAHIFTFKSPAARQNAVEQPPKLVGRWAGAYTINVFVVVWVVVVGFGFGGWASMVNFVHQIDTFGFFTKCYQCPSPTSVHPPQLNATAPSPLRH from the exons ATGGAGAAAGAGGCTGAAACTGTAATAGTTGGGAACTATGAGGAGATGGAAAGTGAAGGGAAGCCTAGGGATGTAAAATCCAAGTTATTAAGCTTCTTGTGGCATGGTGGTTCTGTTTACGATGCTTGGTTTAGCTGTGCTTCCAACCAG GTGGCTCAAGTTCTGCTTACGCTGCCTTACTCATTTTCCCAGCTGGGAATGCTTTCTGGCACCCTTTTTCAACTCTTCTACGGTTTGCTGGGTTGCTGGACTGCTTACCTTATTAGCGCACTCTACGTTGAATACAGAAccagaaaagagagagaaaaatttaatttcaggAACCATGTCATCCAG TGGTTTGAAGTTCTTGACGGGCTCCTCGGGAAGCACTGGAGAAACGTTGGCTTGGCCTTCAACTGcacatttcttctttttggatCTGTTATCCAACTCATAGCTTGTGCAAG CAACATATATTACATAAATGATAATTTGGATAAGAGAAGTTGGACTTATATCTTTGGAGCGTGCTGTGCCACCACTGTATTTATCCCTTCCTTCCACAACTACAGAATCTGGTCTTTTCTTGGCCTCCTCATGACTACCTATACTGCTTGGTACCTCACTGTAGCTTCTCTCCTCCATGGCCAG GTGGAAGGGGTTCGGCATTCGGGTCCGACTAAATTGGTTCTATATTTTACGGGGGCCACAAACATTCTCTACACATTCGGGGGACATGCCGTCACTGT GGAGATAATGCATGCGATGTGGAAGCCTCAAAAATTCAAGTCCATATACTTACTGGCTAGTGTGTATGTACTGACACTGACGCTTCCATCGGCAGCAGCAGTATACTGGGCATTTGGAGATATGCTTCTTGATCACTCCAATGCTTTTTCTCTCCTTCCAAGGTCACCCTTCCGTGACATGGCTGTCATTTTAATGCTCATCCACCAG TTCATAACATTTGGGTTTGCATGCACGCCACTGTATCTGGTGTGGGAGAAAGCAATAGGGATACACGAGTGTAGGAGCCTCTGCAAGCGAGCTCTTGCGAGGCTACCAGTGGTGATCCCCATATGGTTTCTTGCCATAGTCTTCCCGTTCTTCGGGCCCATCAACTCCACCGTTGGATCTCTTCTTGTCAGCTTCACCGTTTACATCATTCCCGCCCTCGCTCACATCTTCACCTTCAAATCACCCGCTGCTCGACAG AATGCGGTGGAGCAACCTCCGAAATTGGTGGGAAGATGGGCCGGTGCGTACACGATCAACGTATTTGTGGTGGTGTGGGTTGTGGTGGTAGGGTTTGGATTCGGTGGATGGGCAAGTATGGTTAACTTCGTACACCAGATTGACACATTCGGTTTCTTCACCAAATGTTACCAGTGCCCCTCGCCCACCTCCGTCCACCCGCCGCAACTCAACGCAACCGCGCCTTCCCCTCTCCGTCACTGA
- the LOC108330820 gene encoding glycine-rich protein 2 — MSESEKQRVTGKVKWFNDQKGFGFITTDDGGEDLFVHQSSIRSDGFRSLALGESVEFLIDSDSEGRTKAVDVTGPDESPVQGTRGGGGGGRGGYGGGGGGGRGGYGGGGRGGRGGYGGGGGYGGGGYGGGGGYGGGGGGGGGCYKCGETGHMARDCSQGGGGGGRYGGGGGGGGGGSCYNCGESGHFARDCTSNAR, encoded by the coding sequence atgagCGAGAGTGAGAAGCAGAGGGTAACGGGAAAGGTCAAGTGGTTCAATGATCAGAAGGGATTTGGCTTCATAACCACCGATGACGGCGGCGAGGATCTCTTCGTCCACCAGTCCTCCATCCGATCCGACGGTTTTCGCAGCCTCGCCCTAGGAGAGTCCGTCGAGTTCCTCATCGACTCCGATTCCGAAGGCCGCACCAAGGCCGTCGACGTCACCGGCCCTGACGAATCGCCCGTGCAGGGCACCCGCGGTGGTGGAGGAGGGGGAAGAGGTGGATACGGCGGCGGCGGTGGTGGTGGAAGAGGTGGCTATGGCGGGGGAGGACGCGGAGGACGAGGTGGATATGGAGGCGGTGGCGGATATGGTGGAGGTGGCTATGGCGGAGGCGGTGGGTAtggtggaggtggtggtggtggagggggTTGCTATAAGTGTGGGGAGACAGGTCACATGGCGAGGGACTGCAGCCAAGGTGGAGGCGGCGGTGGAAGGTACGGCGGAGGTGGTGGCGGCGGTGGCGGTGGAAGCTGCTACAACTGTGGGGAGTCTGGGCATTTTGCGAGGGACTGCACTTCGAATGCGCGTTGA
- the LOC108331211 gene encoding uncharacterized protein LOC108331211 has product MSSIVKEILASPIQMADQVSKMAEEAQNFRQECLELKSKTEKLAGLLRQAARNSSDLYERPTRRIIDDTEQVLDKALVLVTKCRANGVIKRLFTIIPATAFRKTSMQLENSVGDVQWLLRVSASADERDDEYLGLPPIAANEPILCLIWEQVAILLSGASLEDRSDAAASLVSLARDNDRYGKLIIEEGGVAPLLKLLKEGHLEGQENAARAIGLLGKDPESVEHIVNAGVCSVFAKILKDGHMKVQAVVAWAISELAANHPKCQDHFSQNNAIRLLVSHLAFETIQEHSKYAIANKTRSIHTLVLESNTPNAHEYEDDKNVDLRPTGTNTSTQMHNVVSNTMAMKGIAQKNNATATATATAGTPHSSGATNAKKHHGGTPHVSIAGTSIKGREYEDPITKAEMKAMAARALWQLARGNLSVCRSITESRALLCFAVLLEKGPEDVQSYSAMALMEITAVSEQHAELRRSAFKPTAPAAKAVLDQLLRVIENEQDDLLIPCIRSVGNLARTFRATETRLVGPLVRLLDEREAHVSTEAAIALNKFACTENYLHENHCNAIIEAGGAKHLIQLVYFGEQMVQIPSVTLLCYIALHVPKSETLAQEEVLIVLEWCTKQAHLVEEHSIIQLLPEAKSRLELYQSRGRGFR; this is encoded by the coding sequence ATGTCGAGCATCGTCAAGGAGATCCTGGCGAGCCCGATACAAATGGCGGACCAGGTATCGAAGATGGCGGAGGAGGCCCAGAATTTCCGGCAGGAATGTCTCGAGCTCAAATCCAAAACGGAGAAGCTCGCAGGGCTCCTCCGCCAGGCCGCGAGGAACAGCAGCGACCTATACGAGCGTCCCACGCGGCGCATCATCGACGACACCGAACAAGTCCTGGACAAGGCCCTCGTACTCGTCACCAAATGCCGCGCCAACGGTGTCATCAAAAGACTCTTCACCATCATCCCCGCCACAGCCTTCCGCAAGACCTCCATGCAGCTAGAGAATTCCGTCGGCGATGTCCAGTGGCTCCTCCGCGTCTCTGCCTCCGCCGACGAGCGTGACGACGAGTACCTCGGGCTTCCCCCCATCGCCGCCAACGAACCCATCCTCTGCCTCATCTGGGAACAGGTTGCCATTCTCTTGTCCGGTGCCTCCTTGGAAGATCGCTCCGACGCCGCCGCTTCATTGGTTTCGCTCGCTCGCGACAATGACCGTTACGGGAAACTGATCATCGAAGAGGGCGGCGTGGCTCCGCTGTTGAAACTTCTGAAGGAAGGACACTTGGAAGGACAGGAGAACGCTGCCAGAGCCATTGGGCTTCTCGGGAAAGACCCTGAAAGTGTGGAACACATTGTGAACGCCGGTGTTTGTTCCGTGTTTGCCAAAATCCTCAAAGATGGTCACATGAAGGTTCAAGCGGTGGTGGCCTGGGCTATTTCTGAACTCGCTGCCAATCACCCCAAATGCCAGGATCATTTTTCCCAGAACAATGCCATACGCTTGCTCGTTAGCCATCTCGCCTTCGAGACCATTCAAGAGCATAGCAAGTACGCTATTGCCAACAAGACCAGGTCCATTCACACCTTAGTTTTGGAGAGTAATACACCGAACGCGCATGAATATGAAGATGATAAGAACGTTGACCTTCGTCCAACGGGGACGAATACATCTACTCAGATGCACAACGTGGTTTCGAACACCATGGCAATGAAGGGCATTGCCCAAAAAAATAATGCCACTGCCACTGCCACAGCCACGGCTGGGACACCGCACAGCAGCGGCGCTACAAACGCGAAAAAACATCACGGTGGGACACCGCACGTGTCAATTGCTGGGACGAGTATCAAGGGGAGGGAATACGAAGACCCCATCACAAAGGCAGAGATGAAGGCGATGGCAGCCAGAGCCTTATGGCAACTGGCGAGGGGTAACTTGAGTGTGTGTAGGAGCATAACAGAGTCAAGGGCTCTTCTGTGTTTCGCGGTTTTGCTGGAAAAGGGTCCCGAAGACGTGCAATCTTATTCTGCGATGGCGTTGATGGAAATAACGGCCGTGTCGGAGCAACATGCAGAGCTGAGACGCTCTGCATTCAAACCCACCGCCCCTGCTGCAAAGGCTGTTCTGGATCAGCTTCTTAGAGTGATAGAAAACGAACAAGATGACCTGCTCATACCTTGCATAAGATCCGTTGGTAATTTGGCAAGAACTTTCAGAGCCACGGAAACAAGACTGGTTGGGCCATTGGTGAGGCTCCTTGACGAAAGAGAAGCTCATGTTAGCACGGAAGCGGCAATTGCGCTGAACAAATTTGCATGCACAGAAAACTACCTCCACGAGAACCACTGCAACGCCATCATAGAGGCTGGGGGCGCCAAGCACTTGATTCAACTGGTTTACTTTGGGGAGCAAATGGTTCAGATTCCTTCCGTCACTCTCCTTTGTTACATAGCGCTCCACGTCCCCAAGAGCGAGACGCTGGCGCAAGAAGAGGTTCTCATAGTTCTGGAGTGGTGCACCAAGCAGGCACATCTCGTGGAGGAACACAGCATCATTCAACTGCTACCAGAAGCCAAGAGTAGACTCGAACTCTATCAATCAAGAGGAAGAGGATTCCGTTGA